In the genome of Amphiura filiformis chromosome 4, Afil_fr2py, whole genome shotgun sequence, one region contains:
- the LOC140151368 gene encoding uncharacterized protein, whose product MGVKLILVTVLAVYIVGQSHAMTKDETLNFGTTGMPERNTGLVGWVTVKRHPREALWILESNGIPDHDTGDWPGANPNEIVEQSYRYNVPITPVVANNPTCLPGGPIGMAINGIPLFNPWNADSENAVEGPTQEIFDLCDGHPDPRGQYHYHKMPASCLLQDQTQMIGVAFDGFAIYGPVDETGNTLTSADLDECHGRYNSDGVYQYHTTTDFPYILGCFKGQPNGIRIDPNFCHFASDADESGNIPKAADFEDVDHFADVVQDDFQVIEDEEQHPRVPVNLWKRRLPQGYVEWLSNKVFQ is encoded by the exons ATGGGGGTTAAGCTGATATTAGTGACTGTTCTAGCAGTCTACATCGTTGGACAATCTCACGCCATGACCAAAGATGAAACCCTGAATTTCGGTACCACTGGAATGCCTGAAAGAAACACGGGACTTGTCGGCTGGGTAACCGTCAAGAGACATCCCAGGGAAGCGCTGTGGATATTGGAATCCAACGGCATCCCAGATCACGACACAGGAGACTGGCCAGGAGCGAATCCTAACGAGATTGTGGAACAGAGTTATCGGTACAACGTGCCCATTACGCCTGTCGTGGCTAACAATCCTACATGCTTACCTGGAGGTCCTATTGGAATGGCTATCAATGGCATTCCTTTGTTTAACCCCTGGAATGCTGACAGCGAGAATGCAGTGGAGGGTCCAACACAAGAG ATTTTTGATCTATGTGACGGTCACCCAGATCCTCGTGGCCAATATCACTACCATAAAATGCCCGCAAGTTGCCTTCTACAAGATCAGACCCAGATGATCGGTGTCGCCTTCGACGGCTTCGCCATCTACGGGCCCGTAGACGAAACCGGTAACACCCTGACATCAGCAGATCTCGATGAATGCCACGGGCGGTACAATTCTGACGGCGTGTACCAATACCATACTACCACAGATTTCCCGTATATTCTTGGTTGTTTTAAAGGTCAGCCAAATGGAATAAGGATCGATCCTAATTTCTGTCACTTTGCCAGTGACGCAGACGAGAGTGGCAACATTCCTAAAGCTGCCGATTTTGAAGATGTCGATCATTTCGCCGACGTTGTCCAAGATGATTTTCAGGTAATTGAAGATGAGGAACAACATCCACGCGTACCAGTTAATTTGTGGAAGAGACGACTTCCACAGGGCTATGTTGAATGGCTTAGCAATAAAGTATTCCAGTAA